ATCGGCGAGCTCAAGCAGAAGCTGGAAGGCGCCAGCGCGTTCTACCTGACCGACTTCACGGGGCTGAACGTCAAGCAGATGACGCAGTTCCGCGCCCGCCTGCGCAAGCAGGGGGTGGAGTACGTGGTGGTCAAGAACACGCTGGCCCAGCGGGCCCTGCAGGGGCTCGACGTGCCCGACGTGGCGGCGTTCTTCACCGGCCCCACCGGGGTGGTGATCGGCCGCGACGACGCGGTGGCCGCCGCCAAGGCGCTCACCGACTTCGCCCGCGAGTTCGGCGACCGGCCG
This genomic interval from Longimicrobium sp. contains the following:
- the rplJ gene encoding 50S ribosomal protein L10, producing MKRSDKDEFIGELKQKLEGASAFYLTDFTGLNVKQMTQFRARLRKQGVEYVVVKNTLAQRALQGLDVPDVAAFFTGPTGVVIGRDDAVAAAKALTDFAREFGDRPAVKVGIVERREVTPEQVKKLADMPPREVLLAQLAGGLQQPMARLAGGMSQLLAGFARAVDA